One segment of Gemmatimonadaceae bacterium DNA contains the following:
- a CDS encoding DUF2784 domain-containing protein, whose amino-acid sequence MIYRALADATMLVHFAFIAFVVLGGLLALRWRWMPWLHLPAAVWGVLIELRGWACPLTPLENHFRRLGGESGYAGGFIDRYLEPVIYPPGLSGSTQLVLAGFVVLVNAVVYWLVFRRRARRPSIS is encoded by the coding sequence ATGATCTATCGCGCGCTCGCGGACGCGACGATGCTGGTCCATTTCGCGTTCATTGCGTTCGTTGTGCTGGGTGGGCTGCTCGCGCTGCGCTGGCGCTGGATGCCGTGGCTGCACCTGCCGGCCGCGGTGTGGGGAGTGCTGATCGAGCTGCGCGGCTGGGCGTGCCCGCTGACGCCGTTGGAGAATCACTTCCGCCGTCTCGGCGGAGAAAGCGGTTACGCCGGCGGATTCATCGACCGATACCTCGAGCCCGTGATCTACCCGCCGGGGCTTTCGGGCTCGACGCAGCTCGTGCTGGCCGGGTTCGTCGTGCTGGTGAACGCGGTCGTGTACTGGCTCGTGTTCCGGCGGCGCGCGCGGCGCCCTTCGATATCCTGA
- a CDS encoding DUF411 domain-containing protein: protein MSPRLILSLTSAAALAACSPSTPEAEPAASAVAPPPVLATTSGSDSTTLVVYKEATCPCCNAWVDYMRNNGFRVVTYNVPDLDAVKQKHNIASNLQSCHTTEVGGYYVEGHVPADFVRKLLAERPSIAGITVPGMPVGSPGMEVGPPEPYDILSVDSAGRTAVFGSRGR from the coding sequence ATGTCACCCCGTCTGATTCTCTCGCTCACATCGGCCGCCGCTCTGGCCGCCTGCTCCCCCTCCACGCCGGAAGCGGAACCGGCTGCTTCGGCGGTCGCCCCGCCACCCGTCTTGGCGACCACCTCCGGCTCCGACAGCACGACCCTCGTGGTCTACAAGGAGGCGACCTGCCCCTGCTGCAATGCGTGGGTCGACTACATGCGCAACAACGGCTTTCGCGTCGTGACGTACAACGTCCCGGATCTCGACGCGGTGAAGCAGAAGCACAACATCGCGAGCAACCTCCAGTCCTGTCACACGACGGAAGTAGGCGGTTACTACGTCGAAGGGCACGTGCCCGCCGATTTCGTGCGGAAGCTGTTGGCCGAGCGACCGAGCATCGCCGGGATAACGGTTCCGGGAATGCCGGTAGGGTCACCGGGAATGGAAGTCGGGCCGCCGGAGCCCTATGACATACTCAGCGTGGACAGCGCGGGCCGCACGGCGGTATTCGGCAGCAGAGGGCGGTGA
- a CDS encoding aminotransferase class V-fold PLP-dependent enzyme, whose amino-acid sequence MSSRRDFLSRLAVAGVAAPLFREDAIRKLLRAEEVAGGRLPSAVADDEAYWAEIQRAFDADRTMINLNNGGVSPTPSHVLEAMIRDLRFSNELPVEHMWRVLEPRIESVRRDLARDFGCDPEEMAITRNASEALETMIFGIHLEPGDEVLLTNQNYGRMITSWEQRARREGIVVRQISFDVPPPSMSYLVRQFEKAITPRTRVIEVTHITNLTGQIMPVRELVELARPRGIEVFVDGAHAYAHFPFKRDDLGCDYYGTSLHKWLLAPIGTGFLYVKKEKQRGLWPLMAAGPELDDNVRKYEEIGTHPAANHNAISAALAFHRGIGAERKAARLRLLRDRWAKRLAAASDRVHVLTHLDDRNSGAIALFNVDGIESGALGSWLMAKHRIVTTPIAHKEYNGLRITPNVYTTLDEVDTFADKVLIAINRGIS is encoded by the coding sequence ATGTCCTCCCGCCGTGACTTCCTCTCGAGACTCGCAGTAGCCGGAGTTGCCGCGCCGCTGTTCCGGGAGGACGCCATTCGCAAGCTGTTGCGCGCCGAGGAAGTGGCCGGCGGCCGCCTTCCCTCCGCCGTCGCCGACGACGAAGCGTACTGGGCGGAGATCCAGCGCGCTTTCGACGCCGACCGAACGATGATCAACCTCAACAACGGCGGCGTCAGCCCTACGCCCAGTCACGTGCTCGAGGCGATGATCCGCGACCTCCGCTTCAGCAACGAGCTGCCGGTGGAGCACATGTGGCGCGTGCTCGAGCCCCGCATCGAGAGCGTGCGGCGGGATCTCGCGCGCGACTTCGGCTGCGACCCCGAGGAGATGGCGATCACGCGCAACGCGTCCGAAGCGCTGGAGACGATGATCTTCGGCATCCACCTCGAGCCCGGCGACGAAGTCCTGCTGACAAATCAGAACTACGGCCGCATGATCACGAGCTGGGAGCAGCGCGCCCGGCGCGAGGGAATCGTCGTGCGGCAGATATCCTTCGACGTTCCGCCGCCGTCGATGTCCTACCTGGTGCGGCAGTTCGAGAAGGCGATCACACCGCGCACGCGCGTCATCGAGGTCACGCACATCACCAACCTCACCGGGCAGATCATGCCGGTGCGCGAGCTCGTCGAGCTCGCGCGGCCGCGCGGAATAGAAGTCTTCGTCGACGGCGCGCACGCCTACGCCCACTTTCCGTTCAAGCGCGACGACCTCGGCTGCGACTACTACGGCACGAGCCTGCACAAATGGCTGCTCGCTCCGATAGGAACCGGCTTCCTGTACGTCAAAAAGGAAAAGCAGCGCGGGCTCTGGCCGCTGATGGCGGCCGGCCCGGAGCTGGACGACAACGTCAGGAAGTACGAGGAGATCGGCACGCACCCCGCGGCCAATCACAACGCGATCTCGGCCGCGCTGGCGTTCCATCGCGGGATCGGCGCCGAGCGCAAGGCTGCGCGGCTGCGGCTGCTGCGCGACCGCTGGGCGAAGCGCCTGGCCGCGGCGAGCGACCGCGTCCACGTCCTCACGCACCTCGACGACCGCAACTCGGGCGCGATCGCGCTCTTCAACGTCGACGGAATTGAGAGCGGCGCGTTGGGGAGCTGGCTGATGGCGAAGCACCGCATCGTCACCACGCCGATCGCGCACAAGGAGTACAACGGGCTGCGCATCACCCCGAACGTGTACACCACGCTCGACGAAGTCGACACCTTCGCCGACAAGGTCCTGATCGCAATCAACAGAGGAATCTCGTGA
- a CDS encoding TerC family protein, translated as MIGLLTDPHAWLAFATLLALEVVLGIDNVVFIAILAGKLPANQQAKARQLGLGLAAITRVMLLFMLAWMIKLTAPLFAVLGQEISGRDLILILGGLFLIAKSTHEVHDKLEGEVGRVSAKVAANFVSVIGQILLLDLVFSLDSIITAVGLVDELAIMVAAVLAAVGVMIAFSGVISRFVDRHPTIKMLALSFLMLIGVSLVAEGLEFHLPKGMIYFAMGFSLFVEMLNLRIRGKAAPVHLRDPYHEAAK; from the coding sequence GTGATCGGGCTGCTAACCGATCCCCATGCATGGCTGGCTTTCGCGACGCTGCTCGCGCTCGAGGTAGTGCTCGGGATAGACAACGTCGTCTTCATCGCGATTCTGGCCGGGAAGCTCCCGGCCAATCAGCAGGCGAAGGCGAGGCAGCTCGGCCTCGGGCTCGCGGCGATCACGCGCGTCATGCTGCTGTTCATGCTGGCGTGGATGATCAAGCTGACGGCCCCGCTGTTCGCGGTGCTCGGCCAGGAGATCTCGGGGCGGGATCTGATCCTGATACTCGGGGGCCTTTTTTTGATCGCGAAGAGCACGCACGAGGTGCACGACAAGCTCGAGGGAGAGGTGGGCCGCGTCTCCGCGAAGGTGGCGGCGAACTTCGTGAGCGTCATCGGTCAGATCCTGCTGCTCGACCTCGTGTTCTCGCTGGACTCGATCATTACTGCCGTCGGGTTGGTCGACGAGCTCGCGATCATGGTGGCGGCGGTCCTCGCTGCCGTGGGAGTGATGATCGCGTTCTCTGGGGTCATCTCCCGCTTCGTCGATAGGCACCCGACCATCAAGATGCTCGCGTTGAGCTTCCTGATGCTCATCGGCGTGAGTCTGGTCGCCGAAGGACTCGAGTTCCACCTGCCGAAGGGAATGATCTACTTCGCCATGGGCTTCTCGCTCTTCGTGGAGATGCTCAATCTGCGAATCCGCGGCAAGGCCGCTCCGGTGCACCTACGCGACCCATATCACGAGGCGGCGAAATGA
- a CDS encoding sulfite exporter TauE/SafE family protein, with protein sequence MTVFLFLVIGVLAGVLSGMFGIGGGIVIVPALLLIAKMTPLTATGTSLGALLLPVGALGAWEYYRNGNIDIRASLLVALGLFAGAWFGAKLAHTMGDATLKRAFAVFLVVVAGRIWWTA encoded by the coding sequence ATGACCGTGTTCCTTTTTCTGGTGATCGGAGTGCTCGCCGGCGTACTGTCGGGGATGTTCGGGATCGGCGGCGGGATAGTGATCGTGCCCGCGCTGCTGCTCATCGCCAAGATGACTCCGCTGACGGCGACGGGAACCTCGCTCGGCGCGCTGCTGCTGCCGGTCGGCGCGCTGGGGGCGTGGGAGTACTACCGCAACGGGAACATCGACATCAGGGCGTCGCTGCTGGTCGCGCTGGGACTGTTCGCCGGCGCGTGGTTCGGGGCGAAGCTGGCGCACACGATGGGGGACGCGACGTTGAAGCGGGCGTTCGCCGTTTTTCTGGTCGTCGTCGCGGGGAGGATATGGTGGACGGCGTAG
- a CDS encoding MFS transporter, with protein MPRSLNPFRALKAHRNFRIFWIGQAVSLTGSWVQIVAQGWLALELSNDAFIVGVVSAAGSFPVLVFSLYGGVIADRYDKRRLVMIGQGLLALEAALLWWFVLTGTITIPWLLALATFAGIVSAFEIPARQALLIELVVRDDLMDAIALNTSAFNLARILGPSIAAAVIASAGLAWAFGLNALSFSAVLAGLFMLRLPPYVRPVGRPSPMAGLREGIAYMFNTTEIIVVMRMVSVFSIFGVPYLTLMPVFAREALGLGASGYGLLMSVTGIGALSGALFLAAVGGRVRRGRLFAMASVAFPLMILALSATRQAPVAGFVVLLAGLSMILQTALANGILQAIVPDELRGRVMAAYVVVYVGFAPIGSFAGGAMARAVGIEWTLAAGGAVMLLFALWTFWKHPELRTL; from the coding sequence GTGCCCCGATCCCTCAATCCGTTCCGCGCTCTCAAAGCACATCGGAATTTCAGGATTTTCTGGATCGGGCAGGCCGTCTCGCTCACCGGCAGCTGGGTGCAGATCGTGGCCCAGGGATGGCTCGCGCTGGAGCTGTCCAACGACGCGTTCATCGTCGGCGTGGTGAGCGCGGCCGGGTCGTTCCCGGTGCTCGTGTTCTCCCTGTACGGCGGCGTGATCGCGGACAGGTACGACAAGCGCAGGCTGGTGATGATAGGTCAGGGGCTGCTCGCGCTCGAGGCGGCGCTGCTCTGGTGGTTCGTGCTGACCGGCACTATCACGATCCCGTGGCTGCTCGCGCTCGCGACTTTTGCCGGGATCGTGAGCGCCTTCGAGATCCCGGCGCGCCAGGCGCTGCTCATCGAGCTCGTGGTGCGCGACGACCTGATGGACGCGATCGCGCTGAACACGAGCGCTTTCAACCTCGCGCGAATCCTCGGCCCGTCCATCGCTGCGGCGGTGATCGCGAGTGCCGGGCTCGCGTGGGCTTTCGGGCTGAACGCGCTCAGCTTCTCGGCGGTGCTGGCGGGGCTGTTCATGCTGCGGCTGCCGCCGTACGTGCGTCCGGTCGGTCGCCCATCGCCGATGGCGGGACTCAGGGAAGGGATCGCGTACATGTTCAACACGACGGAGATCATCGTCGTGATGCGGATGGTGTCGGTATTCTCTATCTTCGGCGTGCCGTATCTCACGCTGATGCCGGTGTTCGCGCGCGAAGCGCTCGGGCTGGGCGCGAGCGGCTACGGGCTGCTCATGAGCGTGACGGGGATCGGCGCGCTTTCGGGCGCGCTGTTTCTGGCGGCGGTCGGTGGACGCGTCCGACGGGGCCGGCTGTTCGCGATGGCGTCGGTTGCTTTCCCGTTGATGATTCTCGCGCTCTCGGCGACGAGGCAAGCGCCGGTCGCCGGGTTCGTGGTGCTGTTGGCCGGACTTTCGATGATTCTCCAGACGGCGCTCGCGAACGGGATCCTGCAGGCGATCGTGCCCGACGAGCTGCGGGGCAGGGTCATGGCGGCGTACGTCGTGGTGTACGTCGGGTTCGCGCCGATCGGGTCGTTCGCGGGAGGAGCGATGGCGCGGGCGGTGGGGATCGAGTGGACACTGGCGGCCGGTGGGGCGGTGATGCTGCTGTTTGCGTTATGGACTTTCTGGAAGCACCCGGAGTTGAGGACACTCTAG
- a CDS encoding VWA domain-containing protein, with protein sequence MRFHTYSKFSADLADAVDLEALLDKLADFLLQSGFAGGPAQHPYWGDIGEDADRSLGALKEAILNALLKGGQFTPEMLQALRGEGDEESQANLAKLLDELVQRLAAEGYIAVEAPPQMPSGHQPVVGKGSLSHAAANSVQFNLTDKGIDFLGYKTLRSILGSLGKSSFGSHDTQYLATGVEADGWTKEYEFGDTLNLDVNETLLRALGRTGSLDIPLDLDYRDLMVRQAEYRSSCATVLMLDTSHSMILYGEDRFTPAKKVALALTHLIRTQFAGDTLRVVLFHDSAEEIPLAKLAEAQVGPYHTNTAEGLKLARRILMAQKKDMRQIVMITDGKPSALTMPNGQIYKNSMGLDATVIAETLREVANCRRSGIMINTFMLARDRALVEFVKRVSEISLGKAYFTNTMTLGQFILMDFLKKKTRKVS encoded by the coding sequence ATGAGGTTTCACACGTATTCGAAGTTCAGTGCCGACCTCGCCGACGCTGTCGACCTCGAGGCCCTGCTCGACAAGCTGGCCGATTTCCTCCTTCAATCCGGCTTTGCCGGCGGGCCCGCGCAGCATCCGTATTGGGGCGACATCGGCGAGGACGCCGACCGCTCGCTCGGCGCGCTCAAGGAAGCGATCCTCAACGCGCTGCTGAAGGGCGGGCAGTTCACGCCCGAGATGCTCCAGGCGCTGCGCGGCGAAGGCGACGAGGAATCGCAGGCCAACCTCGCGAAGCTGCTCGACGAGCTGGTCCAGCGGCTGGCGGCGGAGGGCTACATCGCCGTTGAAGCGCCGCCGCAGATGCCGTCCGGTCACCAGCCGGTGGTCGGCAAGGGCAGCCTGTCGCACGCCGCCGCGAATTCGGTGCAGTTCAACCTTACCGACAAGGGGATCGACTTCCTCGGCTACAAGACGCTCCGCTCGATACTCGGCTCGCTGGGAAAGTCGAGCTTTGGCAGCCACGACACGCAGTACCTCGCGACGGGAGTCGAGGCCGACGGCTGGACCAAGGAGTACGAGTTCGGCGACACGCTGAACCTCGACGTCAACGAGACCCTCCTGCGCGCGCTCGGCCGCACGGGCTCGCTCGACATCCCGCTGGATCTGGATTACCGCGACCTGATGGTGCGGCAGGCCGAGTACAGGTCGTCGTGCGCCACGGTGCTGATGCTGGACACGTCGCACTCGATGATCCTGTACGGCGAGGACAGGTTCACGCCGGCCAAGAAAGTCGCGCTCGCACTCACGCACCTGATCCGGACGCAGTTCGCCGGCGACACGCTCCGGGTCGTGCTGTTTCACGATTCGGCCGAGGAGATCCCGCTGGCGAAGCTGGCCGAGGCGCAGGTCGGGCCGTACCACACCAACACCGCCGAAGGGCTCAAGCTCGCGCGCCGCATACTCATGGCGCAGAAGAAGGACATGCGGCAGATCGTCATGATCACCGACGGCAAGCCGAGCGCGCTGACGATGCCGAACGGGCAGATCTACAAGAACTCGATGGGCCTCGACGCGACGGTGATCGCCGAGACCCTGCGCGAGGTCGCGAACTGCCGGCGCTCGGGGATCATGATCAACACCTTCATGCTGGCGCGCGACCGGGCGCTGGTCGAGTTCGTCAAGCGCGTGTCGGAGATCAGCCTCGGCAAGGCTTACTTCACCAACACGATGACGCTCGGTCAGTTCATCCTGATGGACTTCCTCAAGAAGAAAACCCGCAAGGTTTCGTAG
- a CDS encoding citrate synthase, whose translation MAKSATIEAPPKASAATLDVTDTRSGEKHTLPITDGAIRATDLKKIPSGDPDGGGLMSYDPAFLNTAACRSSITYIDGDRGILRYRGYPIEQLAERANFLEVAWLLRHGELPDQKEYDEFEHDITYHTYVHENIRKFLEGFRYDAHPMAMLNSAVAALASFYPDSRNIFDAEHRDISIIRLLAKVPTIAAFSYRHVKGLPFVYPDNDLSYVENFLSMVARMSETKYEADPVFVKALEILFILHADHEQNCSTSAVRAVGSSHVDPFSAISAGIAALFGPLHGGANEAVLRMIGEIGHPKNVPEFIEGVKGGKGQRLMGFGHRVYKSYDPRARIVKQLADDVFKVVGVDKDLEIALELERIALSDDYFVSRKLYPNVDFYTGLIYRSMSFPAEFFTVLFAIARTAGWLAQWEEMLLDKEQKIARPRQIYTGPGEREYKTKLTPAKGGHRSAKKDALRQ comes from the coding sequence ATGGCAAAGTCTGCGACGATAGAAGCCCCCCCGAAAGCCTCGGCCGCGACGCTCGACGTCACCGACACGAGATCCGGCGAGAAGCACACGCTTCCGATCACCGACGGCGCGATCCGCGCGACGGACCTGAAGAAGATCCCCAGCGGCGACCCCGACGGGGGCGGCCTCATGAGCTACGACCCGGCGTTCCTGAACACCGCGGCGTGCCGGAGCTCGATCACCTACATCGACGGCGACAGGGGAATTCTGCGCTACCGCGGTTACCCGATCGAGCAGCTGGCCGAGCGGGCGAATTTCCTGGAGGTCGCGTGGCTGCTGCGCCACGGGGAGCTGCCGGACCAGAAGGAGTACGACGAGTTCGAACACGACATCACGTACCACACGTACGTGCACGAGAACATCCGGAAGTTTCTCGAGGGGTTCCGCTACGACGCGCACCCGATGGCGATGCTCAACAGCGCGGTCGCGGCGCTGGCCTCGTTCTATCCGGATTCGCGCAACATCTTCGACGCCGAGCACCGCGACATCTCGATCATCCGCCTGCTGGCCAAGGTCCCGACGATCGCGGCTTTCTCGTACCGCCACGTCAAGGGCCTCCCGTTCGTGTATCCGGACAACGATCTCTCGTACGTCGAGAACTTCCTGTCCATGGTCGCGCGGATGAGCGAGACAAAGTACGAGGCGGACCCGGTTTTCGTGAAGGCGCTCGAGATCCTGTTCATCCTGCACGCGGATCACGAGCAGAATTGCTCCACCAGCGCGGTCCGCGCGGTGGGCTCGTCGCACGTGGACCCGTTCTCGGCGATCTCGGCCGGCATCGCCGCGTTGTTCGGTCCGCTGCACGGCGGCGCGAACGAGGCCGTGCTCCGGATGATCGGCGAGATCGGGCATCCGAAGAACGTCCCCGAGTTCATCGAGGGAGTGAAGGGCGGCAAGGGCCAGCGCCTCATGGGCTTCGGCCACCGGGTGTACAAGAGCTACGACCCGCGCGCGCGGATCGTGAAGCAGCTCGCGGACGACGTGTTCAAGGTCGTCGGCGTGGACAAGGACCTGGAGATCGCGCTCGAGCTGGAGCGGATCGCGCTGTCGGACGACTACTTCGTCTCGCGCAAGCTGTACCCGAACGTGGATTTCTACACCGGGCTGATCTATCGCTCGATGTCGTTCCCGGCCGAGTTCTTCACGGTTCTGTTCGCGATCGCGCGAACGGCGGGGTGGCTGGCGCAGTGGGAGGAGATGCTGCTCGACAAGGAGCAGAAGATCGCGCGCCCGCGGCAGATCTACACCGGGCCCGGCGAGCGCGAGTACAAGACGAAGCTCACGCCGGCCAAGGGCGGGCACCGCAGCGCCAAGAAGGACGCGCTGCGGCAGTAG
- a CDS encoding prolyl oligopeptidase family serine peptidase has protein sequence MRIPNRPLLILALLLVATRLAGAQSPALSYPAAPQADQTDLLHGVAVADPYRWLEDTDSPVTRAWIVAENALTFGWLAAIPERPRIAARLTELWNFARYGVPFKQGGRYFWFENSGLQNQSVLYTQQGRGGRARVLLDPNTLSADGTVALTSTEPSESGRLLAYGIARSGSDWNEIRVRDVESARDLADTVRWVKFSGISWTRDNRGFFYSRYDEPAGGNALQSVNKFQKIYYHRIGTSQSADELVYDRPDQPDWRLNGEVSDDGQYLIIYASEGTDTRNRLYFKDLASPGRPLVNAPVVRLIDRLEASYDFVGNNGTEFILRTNRNAPRERLIAVDIDNPREENWRTLIPESRDLLQTAAFVGDRLVARYLQDARASIRFYVPPAEILRGGTGRPQGPGGTRRAGAPATISRTRVGSYRFERELELPGPGMVSFSGDRGDREMFYSFTSYLYPTTVFRYDVRSGVSEIFREARVDFDPSLYETKQVFYESKDGTRVPMFITARKGIALDGNNPTLLHGYGGFNIPQTPSFSIGNLLWLEMGGVYAVANIRGGGEYGREWHDAGKLANKQNVFDDFIAAAEYLQRERYTSPAKLAISGGSNGGLLVGAVLNQRPELFGAALPAVGVMDMLRFHKFTIGWAWTSDYGSPDDAEQFRVLYAYSPLHNIRRGARYPATLITTADHDDRVVPGHSFKYAAALQAAQGGPAPILIRIETKAGHGAGKPTSKQIEEAADRFAFLVRSLGMTPRFE, from the coding sequence ATGCGCATCCCGAATCGTCCCCTGCTAATCCTGGCCCTGCTGCTCGTCGCCACCCGGCTGGCGGGCGCCCAGTCGCCGGCCCTCTCGTACCCGGCCGCCCCGCAGGCCGATCAGACCGACCTCCTGCACGGGGTCGCCGTAGCCGATCCGTATCGCTGGCTGGAGGACACCGATTCGCCGGTGACCCGGGCGTGGATCGTGGCGGAGAACGCGCTCACCTTCGGCTGGCTGGCGGCGATTCCCGAGCGGCCGCGCATCGCCGCGCGCCTCACCGAGCTGTGGAACTTCGCCCGGTACGGAGTCCCGTTCAAGCAGGGCGGCCGCTACTTCTGGTTCGAGAACAGCGGGCTGCAGAATCAGAGCGTGCTGTACACCCAACAGGGCCGCGGCGGCAGAGCCCGGGTTTTGCTCGACCCCAACACCCTGTCGGCCGACGGTACCGTCGCGCTGACCTCGACCGAGCCGTCCGAGAGCGGCCGGCTGCTCGCGTACGGCATCGCTCGCAGCGGGTCGGACTGGAACGAGATCCGAGTGCGGGACGTGGAGTCCGCGCGCGACCTCGCCGACACGGTGCGCTGGGTGAAGTTCTCCGGGATCTCGTGGACCAGGGACAACCGCGGCTTCTTCTACTCGCGATACGACGAGCCGGCCGGCGGGAACGCGCTGCAGAGCGTCAACAAGTTCCAGAAGATCTACTACCATCGGATCGGCACGAGCCAGTCGGCTGACGAACTGGTCTACGACCGCCCCGACCAGCCCGACTGGCGCCTCAACGGCGAGGTATCCGATGATGGTCAATACCTGATCATCTACGCGAGCGAAGGCACCGACACGCGCAACCGGCTGTACTTCAAGGACCTCGCGAGCCCGGGCCGCCCGCTGGTGAACGCGCCCGTCGTGCGGCTGATCGACAGGCTCGAAGCTTCGTACGACTTCGTGGGAAACAACGGCACCGAGTTCATCCTGCGAACGAACAGGAACGCTCCGCGCGAGCGACTCATCGCCGTAGACATCGACAATCCGCGGGAGGAGAACTGGCGCACGCTCATCCCGGAGTCGAGGGACCTTCTCCAGACCGCGGCGTTCGTCGGTGACCGGCTGGTGGCGCGCTATCTCCAGGACGCGCGGGCCTCGATTCGCTTTTATGTGCCGCCGGCGGAGATTCTGCGCGGAGGAACGGGCCGGCCCCAAGGTCCGGGAGGGACTCGCCGCGCGGGCGCCCCGGCCACTATTTCCCGCACGCGCGTCGGCAGTTACCGGTTCGAGCGCGAGCTGGAGCTCCCCGGACCGGGCATGGTCAGCTTCAGCGGAGACCGCGGTGACCGGGAGATGTTCTACTCCTTCACCTCGTACCTCTATCCCACGACCGTCTTCCGGTACGACGTGCGGTCGGGCGTAAGCGAGATCTTCCGCGAAGCGCGCGTGGACTTCGATCCGTCACTGTACGAGACGAAGCAGGTGTTCTACGAGAGCAAGGACGGGACGCGCGTCCCGATGTTCATCACCGCGCGCAAGGGCATCGCGCTCGACGGAAACAACCCCACGCTGCTGCACGGCTACGGCGGATTCAACATCCCGCAGACGCCCTCGTTCTCCATCGGCAATCTGCTCTGGCTCGAGATGGGCGGCGTGTACGCGGTCGCGAACATCCGCGGGGGCGGCGAGTACGGCCGCGAGTGGCACGATGCCGGCAAGCTCGCGAACAAGCAGAACGTGTTCGACGATTTCATCGCGGCCGCGGAATACCTGCAGCGCGAGCGGTACACTTCGCCGGCGAAGCTCGCGATATCCGGCGGATCCAACGGCGGGCTCCTCGTCGGCGCGGTCCTCAATCAGCGGCCCGAGCTGTTCGGCGCCGCCTTGCCGGCCGTGGGCGTGATGGACATGCTCCGCTTCCACAAGTTCACGATCGGCTGGGCGTGGACCTCGGACTACGGGTCGCCGGACGATGCGGAGCAGTTCCGCGTGCTGTACGCGTACTCCCCGCTGCACAACATCCGGCGGGGCGCGCGCTATCCCGCGACGCTGATCACGACGGCGGACCACGACGACCGCGTCGTCCCCGGCCACTCCTTCAAGTACGCGGCCGCGCTGCAGGCGGCACAGGGCGGGCCGGCTCCGATCCTGATCCGGATCGAGACCAAGGCGGGGCACGGCGCCGGGAAGCCGACCTCCAAGCAGATCGAAGAGGCCGCGGACCGGTTCGCGTTTCTCGTGCGATCGCTCGGCATGACTCCCCGGTTCGAGTAG